From Bicyclus anynana chromosome 18, ilBicAnyn1.1, whole genome shotgun sequence, a single genomic window includes:
- the LOC112055775 gene encoding ephrin-B2a translates to MVSLAHFGMRQAPWTLLVLIFFIESVMGNYAKSFYIHWNTTNSIFRIDNTDHVFDLNKGNAQFEYDQVNIICPVYAPGTYDEDTEKYIIYNVSKEEYDTCRITNPNPRIIAICDKPHKLMFFTITFRPFTPQPGGLEFLPGKDYYFISTSSKDDLHRRIGGRCLSNNMKLVFRVCCKPEDQSPAPVPQPTPPPPPPPPTTQTTTTSTTTVKPVTKKTHKYDKTPNEVVKSEELSYSRGAALASSLALALAATAVLAPLAR, encoded by the coding sequence ATGGTGTCCCTCGCTCACTTCGGAATGCGACAAGCGCCCTGGACCTTGCTGGTGCTCATTTTCTTCATCGAAAGCGTGATGGGAAACTACGCCAAGTCCTTCTACATCCACTGGAACACTACAAACAGTATATTCAGAATAGACAACACTGATCACGTATTTGATTTGAATAAAGGCAACGCACAGTTTGAGTACGATCAGGTGAACATAATATGTCCAGTGTACGCTCCGGGCACTTACGACGAGGACACGGAGAAATATATAATCTACAACGTAAGCAAAGAGGAGTACGATACCTGTAGGATAACGAACCCGAATCCTCGCATCATAGCGATATGCGACAAGCCGCACAAACTGATGTTCTTCACCATCACCTTTAGACCGTTCACGCCTCAGCCCGGTGGGTTGGAGTTCCTGCCGGGGAAGGATTACTATTTTATATCCACGTCGAGTAAAGACGACCTGCACAGACGCATCGGCGGGCGCTGTTTGAGTAACAACATGAAGCTGGTGTTTCGCGTGTGTTGCAAGCCTGAGGACCAGTCGCCGGCGCCGGTACCTCAGCCGACGCCCCCGCCGCCGCCCCCTCCGCCGACCACCCAGACCACCACGACGTCGACGACAACAGTGAAGCCGGTGACCAAAAAGACGCACAAGTACGATAAGACGCCCAACGAGGTTGTGAAGAGCGAGGAGCTGTCGTACTCGCGCGGGGCGGCGCTGGCGTCGTCGCTGGCGCTGGCTCTCGCTGCGACGGCGGTGCTGGCGCCGCTGGCTCGGTGA